One Deinococcus aestuarii DNA segment encodes these proteins:
- a CDS encoding N-6 DNA methylase, whose protein sequence is MTPSTKAQAALALQRDPDGKIFSHVRQKWLVETPEERVRQEYLLILVNEYGFGLDQIGEERDLSGRGAAQARADFVIWRGTADKKNNNAPFIIVECKADSITIGENDYMQGELYARNVGAPFFVTHNSKETRYWRVQKDKMPGYRVEIENIPHADDSEKDIEKLLAKLKTFREDEFARLLHDCHNIIRNREKLDPAAAFDEIAKILFVKVYVERELRSKRAAKNLFSVEVLDQQFGEDPINALFDRTKEYYQTDHIFESGERINLKPATSRAIVEKLEAYNLSDTGEDIKGIAFERFLGRTFRGEIGQFFTPRPIVEFMTRLVAPGEGDVILDPASGSGGFLIRFFEIVREQIEGNIDQDLRAYSAELDADTSLTDEERAGRRLERYDTLRRELDQRREGSRMWRLANRCVYGTDANERMARTSKMNMIMHGDGHGGVHHHDGLVNVNGIFEGRFDVILTNPPFGANVEGSDRVHVAELAAETRRRYDEAYGQAYREAQAQAEAQQGQRLLEIFDLGRPRSGKLSDSSKVKTEILFLERCLSLLKPGGRLAVVLPEGILNNPSLGYVREYCENRAKLRAVISLPPETFLSSGATVKTSIVYLRKFTDEERRAYEAAQAAARAEVETRHQPERVQEGARLARELQAAKAACDKPKQAALKAERLAFEKRLAQASEQETRALTRERFDYPIFFYEAQRVGITSTGEPDRNELYGDDLPEGLDRSCLDLFRDFERDPAAFLEEGA, encoded by the coding sequence CCCAGGCCCGCGCCGATTTCGTGATTTGGCGCGGTACCGCCGACAAAAAAAATAATAATGCGCCCTTCATCATCGTGGAGTGCAAGGCCGACAGCATCACTATTGGCGAGAACGACTACATGCAGGGGGAACTGTATGCCCGCAATGTCGGGGCGCCCTTCTTCGTCACGCATAACAGTAAGGAAACCCGCTACTGGCGTGTCCAGAAGGACAAGATGCCCGGCTACCGCGTGGAGATCGAGAACATCCCACACGCGGATGACAGTGAAAAAGACATCGAGAAGCTACTTGCCAAACTCAAAACCTTCCGCGAGGACGAGTTTGCCCGGCTATTGCACGACTGTCATAACATTATTCGCAACCGCGAGAAACTCGATCCTGCCGCTGCCTTCGATGAGATCGCCAAAATTTTGTTCGTCAAGGTCTACGTGGAGCGCGAACTTCGCAGCAAGCGTGCGGCGAAAAATCTCTTCTCCGTCGAGGTTCTAGACCAGCAATTCGGAGAGGACCCCATCAACGCGCTGTTCGACCGAACCAAGGAGTATTACCAGACCGACCACATCTTCGAATCCGGTGAGCGCATCAATCTCAAGCCCGCCACCAGCCGCGCCATCGTCGAGAAGCTGGAGGCTTATAACCTGAGCGACACGGGCGAAGACATCAAGGGAATTGCCTTCGAACGCTTTCTCGGGCGAACCTTCCGGGGCGAGATCGGCCAGTTCTTTACCCCGCGTCCCATCGTCGAGTTCATGACCCGCCTCGTCGCGCCAGGAGAGGGCGATGTGATCCTCGACCCGGCGAGTGGTTCGGGGGGCTTCCTCATCCGCTTTTTCGAGATCGTGCGTGAGCAGATCGAGGGCAACATCGACCAGGATTTGCGGGCCTACAGTGCCGAGCTCGATGCTGACACCTCCCTGACGGATGAGGAACGCGCGGGGCGGCGGCTTGAGCGCTACGACACCCTGCGGCGAGAACTCGACCAGCGCCGGGAGGGCAGCCGGATGTGGCGCCTCGCCAACCGCTGCGTGTACGGTACCGACGCAAACGAGCGTATGGCCCGCACCAGTAAAATGAACATGATCATGCATGGTGACGGCCACGGCGGCGTCCACCACCACGATGGCCTCGTCAACGTCAACGGCATCTTCGAGGGTCGCTTCGACGTCATCCTGACCAATCCGCCCTTCGGCGCGAACGTGGAGGGCAGCGATAGGGTTCACGTCGCGGAACTGGCTGCTGAGACACGCCGCCGTTACGACGAGGCCTACGGCCAGGCCTATCGGGAGGCACAGGCACAGGCCGAGGCCCAGCAGGGGCAACGGCTTCTCGAAATCTTCGACCTTGGCAGGCCCAGGAGCGGCAAGCTCAGTGACAGCAGCAAGGTCAAGACCGAAATCTTGTTTCTGGAGCGCTGCCTGTCCCTCCTCAAGCCGGGCGGGCGCCTCGCCGTCGTGCTGCCCGAGGGCATCCTCAACAATCCCAGCCTGGGCTACGTGCGCGAGTACTGCGAGAACCGGGCGAAGCTGCGCGCCGTCATCAGCCTCCCGCCCGAGACCTTCCTATCCAGCGGCGCCACCGTCAAGACGAGCATCGTCTACCTTCGGAAGTTCACCGACGAGGAGCGTCGCGCGTACGAGGCTGCCCAGGCCGCTGCCCGCGCCGAGGTCGAGACTCGACACCAGCCCGAACGGGTTCAGGAGGGGGCCCGACTGGCCCGTGAGCTTCAGGCGGCCAAAGCAGCGTGCGACAAACCGAAACAGGCCGCCCTGAAGGCTGAGCGCCTCGCCTTCGAGAAGAGGCTCGCGCAGGCCAGCGAGCAAGAAACCCGCGCCCTGACCCGCGAACGGTTCGACTACCCCATCTTTTTTTACGAGGCGCAACGGGTGGGCATCACCTCCACGGGAGAGCCAGACCGCAACGAGCTGTACGGCGACGACCTTCCCGAGGGCCTAGACCGTTCCTGCCTCGACCTCTTTCGCGACTTCGAGCGCGACCCCGCCGCCTTCCTGGAGGAAGGGGCGTGA